Genomic window (Gammaproteobacteria bacterium):
AATCGGATTTCTTCAACAGGGTGCGGGTGCCGCCCTGCAGTTCGATGTAGGTACCGTTGCTGCTGAAGTCCGATACATAGAACGAGCCGTGTTTGTAATCGATGCGCGCGTGTTCCCGCGATACCATGTGGTGATCCAAAACCACGTCATTGTTGCGCCCCCGGCCGATGGTGACCGTCGGCTTCTGCTTGGAGACCTCCAGCGTCTGGTTGGAACCGCGCACCTTGAGCTTGAGGCGGGCCTTGGCGAGCGGACCGTGGGTGATTTCCGTTGTTTTGGTGAAACTGGCCGTTTCGTCGGTCTTGGAGGCATCCGTCAGGATTTGATACACATCCAGTGGCCGCGCCTTGCCGCGGATCACCACCGTGTCATAGAAGGAAACCATGTGGCGAAAGGCCTCGGGCAGGGCCTTGGCGATGGCTTCACTGGCCATGAAGCTGTTGGATTTTGCCAGGGACACCAGCCGCGAGGCCACGTTGACCGTGTCGCCGAAAATATCGTTGCGCTCCTCGATGACCGGGCCGTAATGCGTACCCACCCGCAGGTGCAGCAGACCCGTGGTGTCGGCCGTTTGCGGCACTTGCAGATCGGCCGCCGCCTTGATCATCTGCCGGCCGGCCATGACCGCCTCATGCGCCGTTTTGAACACACACATCAACTCATCGCCGATGGTCTTGACCACCCGGCCGTCAAATTCCTTCACCACCTGCGTCAATTTGCCCAGGGAGTCAGTGATGATGAACTTGGCTTCGGCATCCCCCAGAAGTTCGTACATGCGGGTGCTACCGGACAGATCTGCGAACAGCACCGCCATCTGAACGTCGGCCCGCTCCGGGGCGCGAATTGTCAAATCTTCTTCATCGATCATTTTTCTAGTATAACGGTTTCGCGCTCCATGTTTGAGGCTGCACGCCGGCCGGCCGAACCGGACGGGAAGCAGTTCGATCTCAACGATAGAGTTTTCGCCCGGCACTGATCCGGGTAGACTAACTGCCATCCCCTTACAATCACACGGCCCTCAACCGTGCCGGGGTTTGCACGCTTCCGGGCGCCTGCCGGAGGAAAAGAGGGCCCACAACAATATGAAAAGCGAGGATTTTCCATGAAGTCCGACATTGAAATTGCCCAAAAGGCAACGATGAAGCCCATCATCGAACTGGCGAAGAGCAAACTGGGCATAGACGGCAAATTTCTCGAGCCTTACGGCCACTACAAGGCCAAGCTGTCACTGGATTACCTGCATGAAATAGAGAAACGACCGGATGGGAAGCTCATTCTGGTCACCGCCATCAGCCCGACGCCGGCCGGCGAGGGCAAGACCACGACGACCGTGGGCTTGGGCGACGCACTCAACAAGATCGGCAGGAAGGCCATCATTTGTCTGCGCGAACCCTCGCTCGGCCCCGT
Coding sequences:
- a CDS encoding adenylate/guanylate cyclase domain-containing protein, yielding MIDEEDLTIRAPERADVQMAVLFADLSGSTRMYELLGDAEAKFIITDSLGKLTQVVKEFDGRVVKTIGDELMCVFKTAHEAVMAGRQMIKAAADLQVPQTADTTGLLHLRVGTHYGPVIEERNDIFGDTVNVASRLVSLAKSNSFMASEAIAKALPEAFRHMVSFYDTVVIRGKARPLDVYQILTDASKTDETASFTKTTEITHGPLAKARLKLKVRGSNQTLEVSKQKPTVTIGRGRNNDVVLDHHMVSREHARIDYKHGSFYVSDFSSNGTYIELQGGTRTLLKKSDCNLAMNGVMYFGEEPSRKAKTALEFMLA